The Vigna angularis cultivar LongXiaoDou No.4 chromosome 6, ASM1680809v1, whole genome shotgun sequence genome contains the following window.
ataatagtttaaatttgttatataaagACACATGATTAAGAAAACAAGTTAACGTTCTAATGTTTGAAGACCAATCTAAAAATTCCATGTATCTTTGAAAGTTAAGAAGAATGGATAATCATGCttcattttccaaataaaatatttaatttttatatctagGCTAAAGTTTGAATCTAAGCAGCATACCTTTTCGTAACTTTGGTGGTTCGAAAAACAAAGTATAATAAAAGCttctataaaaaatatgaaagtctgtttttattttattcaaattattttcattctttaaatgataatatagaGAGATAATGTACAATAAGTGACTTTTTAATCTAGATTAAGAATTAAAAAGtactcatttaatttttaaattataattggaattatatttcaattttaaaacccCTTCCATAATGTAAATTTAAAGTTTAGTGACTAAAGTTTTTAATCATACTCCAATTATTTCATCAAtgaatctatattttattattttttgaaagcTTTAGAAAAAACATTTAGAAGAATAACCTATTTCACCATATACATTtactcaaataattataaaactagTTCGATCCTCAATGCAATTCTGAATAATATAATCGTTTTTGTCAAAACTTAATTTCACAATTATACTCATTGAAAGACTGTCAtgtaaatcattttaattagcTAATTTGTGAACCCAAATACACTCATAACTTTTTATCATGCTATTTAtacctataaaataatatatcatcctttttaattagtatataaacccgtaaataaaaagtaattataaacttaaacttaatATAAGATTGCGTTATATAAAAATTTGGCACTTACACGCTTCCATTTAATTTCAgctaactaaaatataataaatcaaaGCCAACAAACAATGCtgcaaacaaaagaaaaggaaacaaacGCAAATATGATGAAGGCAGAGTTTGATGCTTTCCTTCGTTCATGTCCGGAAATAAAGCTATACTTAGGTGCATCATTTGAATTGATATGAACTTTTGCCGAATAGGAAATTAGACATTTAGGGTAATATGATTTTCTTCCACACTTTAAAGATTCTAGCTACCTAATTATGTCCATAGATTCAAccctctttaatttttatttaagagatATTAACCCATTCTAcgcaaaaagaaaaatgtaaaaagtaaacacaaaagaaaaaatacacaCCCCATGGCCTATAAAATGTCTTGCACTGATCAGCTATACAACAAACAACGCTTGTTCACATGTTAAAGTCATAAGAGAAAATAGAAGGGAAAATGGCTTCAAAGGGTGTGGTTGCACACGTTGCCCTTCTCCTTTCCCTCTCCCTCCTTTTCTTTCCCATTGTTAGCTCAGATACACATTCCCTTTCGCTAAAGTGGCCACCAAATCGCATCCCTCCACTTCCCATCACACCAATTTACATCCCACCACTTCCAATACATAAgacaccaccaccacctcctatcacaccaccaccaccacctcctcctATCACACCACCACCTTCTGATTCACCATCATTACCTCCAATCTCACCCCCATTATTGTCACCTTCAACGTTGTTTCCATTAGCTCCTGACTTATCACCATCTTTACTTCCTATCTCACCACCATTATTGTCACCCTCAATGTTACCTCCCATCTCTCCACCACTTTTTTCACCCTTAGGGTCACCTCCTGACTTATCACCATTGTTACCTCCTATTACACCACCGTTGTTACCGCCCACAATATTGCCTCCATTGTCACCTCTAGAGTCACCACCATTGTCACCTCCTGACTCACCACCAGTGTTTCCTCCTATTTCACCATCAGTAATGCCGCCTTCAACATTACCTCCATTATCACCTCCTATCTCTCCACCATTTTTCTCACCCTTAGAGTCACCTCCTGACTTTCCACCATTGTTACCTCCTATTACACCACCATTGTCACCTTCTTTCTTGCCACCATTATTGTCACCTATAGAGTCACCACCATTATCACCTCCTGACTCACCACCACTGTTACCACCTTCAACGTTACCTCCGTTGTCACCTCCGGTCTCACCACCATTATTACCACCTATAGAGTCACCATTACCTCCTGACTTATCACCATCTTTACCTCCTAACTCACCACCATTATTCCCACCTTCAACGTTAGCTCCATTGCCACCTCCTGTCTCTCCACCACTTTTTCCACCCTTAGAGTCACCTTCTGATTTACCACCATTGTTACCTCCTATCACACCATCATTGTTGCCTCCGTTATCACCTCCTATCTCACCACCATTATTACCACCTATAGACTCACCACCATTATCACCTTCTGACTCACCACCATCGTTATCTCCTATCTCACCACCATTATTTCCACCCTTAACATTACCTCCATTGTTACCTCCAGTCTCACCACCATTATCTCCTCCAGTAGAAGCACCACCATTATCTCCTGACTTACCACCAGTTCTGCCACCAGCAACATTACCTCCATTATCACCTCCTGACTCACCACCATCGTTATCTCCTATCTCACCACCATTATTTCCACCCTTAACATTACCTCCATTGTTACCTCCAGTCTCACCACCATTATCTCCTCCAGTAGAAGCACCACCATTATCTCCTGACTTACCACCAGTTCTGCCACCAACAACATTACCTCCATTGTCACCTCCAATCTCATCACCATTATTACCACCTATAGAATCACCAACATTATTACCACCTATAGAATCACCACCATTATTTCCTCCTGACTCGCCACCTTCATTATATCCTATCCCACCACCAATTTCACCTTCGCCACCATCTCCTTCTCCCCTTATTACACCACCTCCTCCCCCTCCACCATCACCTCCCCCTCCATTTGTCACACCTTCGCCACCACCTCCCCCTCCACCTTCGTCACCACCTCCCCCTCCACCTTCGTCACCACCTCCTCCTCCACTTGTAACACcgcctcctcctcctccacgaCCATCATCTTGTATAAGTTTCCAAATTTGCACCaactttttagatttttctttaccaaTACTAAGGCCAGACAGTCTTTGTTGCTCCATTGTCCTTGCCGCGGGTTCTCCTAGGGATGCCGCTAGGTGCGTGTGTGCCAATGGCCAGGCCGCATATCAAATGAGCCCTTCTATTTTGACCCGTCGTATGAAAAGCTTAATTGGCAGTTGTGGAGTCAATGCAAACAATTTCAGTTGCAATTAAGAACAGAATATGCGTCACACTTAAGATCATATTTTGTTGTCTTATTTTATGTCTTTTATTTGCGTTGTGTGTGTTTAAAAAAGTGAAGGACGCTATCGTTAGTGTCTGCTACTTATATATTCTGGTGGGcactataataatatatgtcAATAAAACGTCCATAACAGAAAATATGATATACAGTTATAAATACTTCGTCTTGTATTCCTATCTTCCTTGCAATCTTTAACTTAGGTGATTCCCGTTATTGAATTCCTTTTCTATCTCGTTTCACTTTCTTAAGTATTTTCTATATCATTGTTTCAATTAGGGCTGGGCAAAAATAACTGATTTGTACtgtactatagttaactatactatattatacttaaaaaaaactgatccacttttactaaaagttcagtatactattttatgatttagtttttaaaaattgaacttaTAACAGTTTCGGTTCAGTTAACTGTGAGAACTGTATCTACTTTCTCCTCTTCTCTAGTTCCCGTTCAATTGCTCTGTCTTGTTAATAAAAcgttaaatttttatattttttatcaataaaacatatattattttttaaataatattattttaagtaataaaagtaaaatatatttttttaaatttaattttattaaatgattaagtaatataaatcataaaaaaacagactatataaaaaaaataatactttaaatatattatattctttaacatattattaaatatgtaaaaatatgttgaaaaaaattttaatgatattaaaatgtgtgtaagcgcacacactaaaataactatttattttaaaaatcaacttactttaaaataaatatcaatattattatttttaaatgatagtattttacatactaaaactaaaatatattttttaactttaaattttattaaatgaatatataatgaaatatcattaaaaaaatagtaatgtagcaaaaataattaatattatagaaatatcaaatgacaaaaaaattaacaaaagtttattaagagtaatttttctagtatcatcttttattatattataataattaataaatactagtttaatttttaacataataaactataaataataaataattgattaataaaacaattttacgaggaaacaaaataaatataaataaaaaattattttaaaataaaataagtagataaaaagataaaataaattatatatacatataaaacaaaaaaatataaataaaaaattaaaaaaataaatataaaagtaaaataatattcatgacaaaataaatataaataaaaaaataaataaataaataataaaataattttcatacacatataataataaatgaaatataaataaaatagaaaataatagtatcaaataattaaaaagttaatttgtaagacacttatgaataaaataaaataaatactaaaataaatttcaattaaaaagaacatgtattgttatactattcagtttaaaaactagtacaattcaattttaaaactagtataattcagtttaaaattagtatagttaatagttcagtttagtttatattgtagtttaggacaatttagtatagttcagttcagtctagtttgataaaacaaaaaacagttcagttcagtccagtttgataaaacaaaaaacagttcagttcagtttgtttAAACTGTTTTATAGCTcagttcagtttagacaaattaatttttagttcaaTACAGATTTTAGTAATACAGTGCAGTTCAGTTCTATTTGTCCACCCCTAGTTTCAATTAGGTGGTAAAAATCCAGGGCATTGATCTTGTAATATCATATTCACATCGGTTTATCATTATAGCTTTTTGTCCAAATTCTAAACAATGAAGCAAGAAAAAGTGGTTAAGATATAACATCCAGCAAAACGAAGAGATATATTAGTCCTAGAAATGGAATGTTAACAAGCGAAAAGCTGCTCAAGGAAATGTAGGACCTCATCCTTCAATGTTCAAATGCTAGCCGCGTACAATTTTCATCCAATTAATAATCTCCCATTAGAATATTATATTGCTATAGAAgctataatatgttaaaaaatgtctattgtaattcaaaaatatattaaaaataataacaataagaatACAAACTCCAAAAAAATAAAGGCAAaaatatcaagaaaaaaaaattcaacattaaaaatactttcaaggttatttttatcaacaacaaaaaaaattatatatttgttgaaACAGATGTTCCAACCCAGCTTGTTTATGAATTTGGAGCTTTTGTTATACTGTTACTTTCATGCACCGGCAAAATATATTAATGgacatttattttgatattttaaaataaataaaaagatttttaaaatggtATTTAAAAagaaggtttaaaccctcccttggtcctcaagtttgtatgaaaatctcagttgggttctcaagtttttttctgtctcaattgggtcatattttttgtaaaagtgaGCACATTGTACCATAACCGTTAAGTGGTGTGAGACGGCGTTAAATTGGTGTGAGCTGGATTTTTTCATTTACTGACGTGGCATTGTGCACTAAAATTGAAAGGCCACATGTTTTGACTAGAACCAGATCTTCTCCTCCCTCCCCCTCTGCTTCCTTCCATCGGCGCCACCCAGCTGCAACCTGTTCACCTTCCATGGCTTTGGGAACACTACCAATCCCCGGATGTGGAGCAACAGCATAttccattttctctctctttctttcaatACTATCACCTTGCACTCTAGCAGAACCATTCCCTTGCTTATCAATCAATGTCGTTCTTCCCTCATTGTTATCATATCTATTTTTTACCCTAAAAACTTCCTCCCTCCTCGATGAAGTTCTCCTAGATACACGCAAGTCCGACACAGCCTTGCTCGATAAACGCTCCCTTGGACTCTCCTTACTGTCTTCAATGGCAGAGGGCTTGCAACACATGCCACCCATTATGCCCACTAACCAACTAACCTTCCTTCTCACAGAACCAGTTCTCGGTCTCAATACATTCACCCCGTTATCAGCATTCCCAGATTTCTATATTTCTATCTTATTATCCTCTTCAAATTGTGGCAAAATCGGGACTTTAATTGTTAGATACCGTGATCAAGAGGAAAGGGACTAGAACAGAATAACTAGTTGTAAGGTATGCCAGAtctatcatcatcatcatcaagaatATGGAAGCAATGAGGGGAGAAGGCAAATAaatagtgaaaagaaaaagttattagATGATACAGAAAAGATTACGGAAAGAGTATGAAGTCATGAAATTTCCTGTTAATATCCTCGAGCAACCCAGATTTGGTCACAAATcagaaaacaaaacacataaccCATCCATAAAACACCAAGAAGATACAGAATCTAACTATCAGATAAACCCTCAATTCGACAAATCAAACCTGAGGCCACAAAAATCACTACTTTACCCTACCCACTTGAAGCAAAACACTGATAACTTGAAAATGAGAGTTTCTTGCACAGAATAACAGTTCCCACAGTGCAAAACCTGCTAATTTACAATCCAGAAGATATAAGAGCTAGCAAATTTACAACAATTTTTGGTGGGTGGCGCCGATGGAAGGAAGCAGAGGGGGAGGAAGGAGAAGATCTGGTTCTAGTCAAAACATCACCACGTGACCTTTCAATTTTAGTGCACAATGCCACGTCAGTAAATGAAAAAATCCAGCTCACACCAATTTAACGCCGTCTCACACCACTTAACGGTTATGGTACAATGTgcttacttttataaaaaatatgacccaattgagacagaaaaaaacttaaggacccaactgagattttcatacaaacttgaggaccaagggagggtttaaacctaaaaagaaacaggaaaaagaaactaacagaaaatcTAAACTCGTTGTTTATACATGTATGTTAATCACAAATCAAAGTACAGACAGACATAAGTTTATGTCCATTTAAATTAACTACAAACAATTTCCACCGTAACAAACAATCTGAAAACAACCGATCGAAACTTGATCAGAATGATAAGGGCAGTTTCTTGCTGTGCTGTCCTTTGTTTATTCTGCCGATTGTATGATAAAGACTTTCAAGATTGGAGttcttacaataataataataatgactaATTAATCTCACTTGATCATTCAATCGTTAAGATTGCAATTGTACTTGCAAACAACAATCAAAGATTCCGACAAGAAGAAGGATGAATAATAAATGGAGCACAACATGgattgaaaagagaaaataacagtGAAGATGTGTGAAATATGGTAAAGATCACATGTGGAATATATATGTTGATGAAACAATGAATTTAAGGGAACTGGAaatcagcgtttgatcttttcCTCCCACAGTTGTTGAGCAGTACGTTTAAGGAAATTGGGAGGCTAAGGTTGATGCCAAGGACGTTAGCTTTGATGGCAGTGTAAAGGCAAGCAGAAACTTCAATATCAGCCAGATCCTTGATTAGGCTGCAGCATGGTAGGGTTGGTGGTGACCCCAGTTTAACGTCGGCCAAGTTCAACACTTTGGCACACACACCCAACTTAACTGTGTCCACAGGACACGTACCCTTTTTATAGGGCACTGATGGATCTGGGATTACAGGAATGTAGGTGGAACTCACTATGTTATAGGAAAGCATGTTGAAACAAAGGAGCAGAGCAACAACATTGGATGCAATAGTGCCCTTCAAAGCCATTCTACACAACCAGGATCAGAAGGATTAGGTTTGGGATCCTAATCAAAGTTATGGAAGTGTTTATAGGGCAATTTAGGT
Protein-coding sequences here:
- the LOC108341615 gene encoding uncharacterized protein LOC108341615; protein product: MEQQRLSGLSIGKEKSKKLVQIWKLIQDDGRGGGGGGVTSGGGGGDEGGGGGGDEGGGGGGGEGVTNGGGGDGGGGGGGVIRGEGDGGEGEIGGGIGYNEGGESGGNNGGDSIGGNNVGDSIGGNNGDEIGGDNGGNVVGGRTGGKSGDNGGASTGGDNGGETGGNNGGNVKGGNNGGEIGDNDGGESGGDNGGNVAGGRTGGKSGDNGGASTGGDNGGETGGNNGGNVKGGNNGGEIGDNDGGESEGDNGGESIGGNNGGEIGGDNGGNNDGVIGGNNGGKSEGDSKGGKSGGETGGGNGANVEGGNNGGELGGKDGDKSGGNGDSIGGNNGGETGGDNGGNVEGGNSGGESGGDNGGDSIGDNNGGKKEGDNGGVIGGNNGGKSGGDSKGEKNGGEIGGDNGGNVEGGITDGEIGGNTGGESGGDNGGDSRGDNGGNIVGGNNGGVIGGNNGDKSGGDPKGEKSGGEMGGNIEGDNNGGEIGSKDGDKSGANGNNVEGDNNGGEIGGNDGESEGGGVIGGGGGGGVIGGGGGVLCIGSGGM
- the LOC108342610 gene encoding putative lipid-binding protein AIR1 — protein: MALKGTIASNVVALLLCFNMLSYNIVSSTYIPVIPDPSVPYKKGTCPVDTVKLGVCAKVLNLADVKLGSPPTLPCCSLIKDLADIEVSACLYTAIKANVLGINLSLPISLNVLLNNCGRKRSNADFQFP